A window from bacterium encodes these proteins:
- a CDS encoding Zn-ribbon domain-containing OB-fold protein: MPSPRYRREMPQRYRLEAAKCKSCGKIFFPPRLICSKCKSQEFVPVRLSDHGKIITYTIIRVAPDQFNTQVPYSVAIVELKDGVRITTQVVDCRPEDVAIGRTVKLVFRKIQQEGHAGIICYGYKAVLV; encoded by the coding sequence ATGCCTTCACCGAGATACCGACGCGAGATGCCGCAGCGGTACCGTCTGGAAGCGGCAAAATGCAAATCTTGCGGCAAGATATTCTTTCCGCCAAGGTTGATCTGTTCAAAGTGCAAATCGCAGGAATTCGTTCCGGTCCGACTTTCCGATCATGGCAAGATCATTACGTACACGATCATCAGGGTAGCCCCGGACCAATTCAATACCCAGGTGCCGTACAGCGTCGCGATCGTTGAACTGAAGGACGGAGTGAGGATCACAACTCAGGTCGTGGACTGCCGCCCTGAGGATGTGGCGATCGGCAGAACCGTGAAACTCGTATTCAGAAAAATCCAGCAGGAAGGACATGCCGGGATCATCTGCTACGGGTACAAGGCAGTATTAGTATAA
- a CDS encoding thiolase domain-containing protein yields MREVVVIGIGMTKFGELWTKSLRDIYVEAALKAIKDAGVDRIDSLYVGSMTPGLFVGQEHIGALMADYLGSAPVPGVRIESACASGGFAFRQGFFEVASGMSDIVLVGGVEKMNDGADVTYALSTAADQEYECYQGITFPGLYAMIANAYFAKYGASRKHLAMVAVKNHHNGSMNPNAQFPVEITVDDVLKATMVADPITVMDSSPVSDGAACAILTTLDIAKKIKKPAIKVIGSGAASDTLALHQRDDILDLKAIRVAAERAYKMAGLKPEDISFAEVHDCFTIAELCIIEELGFAKKGKGAESTEKGETALTGRIPINTSGGLKSKGHPVGATGIAQIVEVVEQLRGTAGKRQVKNAKIGLTQNMGGSGASSVVHILQVV; encoded by the coding sequence ATGCGTGAGGTTGTAGTAATCGGCATCGGGATGACAAAATTCGGCGAACTATGGACAAAATCCCTCCGCGATATATACGTCGAAGCAGCGCTGAAAGCGATAAAGGACGCCGGTGTTGACAGGATCGATTCGTTATATGTCGGCAGCATGACACCAGGGCTTTTCGTCGGACAGGAGCACATCGGTGCTTTAATGGCCGATTATCTGGGGTCGGCACCGGTACCAGGGGTGCGGATCGAATCTGCCTGCGCATCCGGCGGTTTTGCCTTCCGACAGGGGTTCTTCGAAGTAGCATCGGGCATGAGCGATATCGTCCTGGTTGGCGGCGTTGAGAAGATGAACGACGGCGCGGATGTCACATACGCGCTGTCTACCGCTGCTGATCAGGAATACGAATGTTATCAGGGTATCACTTTTCCCGGTCTATACGCGATGATCGCCAATGCATACTTTGCCAAGTATGGGGCATCGCGCAAGCACCTGGCAATGGTTGCCGTTAAAAACCATCACAACGGGTCCATGAATCCGAATGCCCAGTTTCCGGTGGAAATTACGGTCGATGACGTGCTTAAGGCGACGATGGTGGCTGATCCGATAACCGTTATGGACAGTTCACCGGTTTCGGATGGCGCAGCGTGTGCAATCCTGACGACACTAGATATTGCGAAAAAAATAAAGAAACCGGCAATAAAAGTGATCGGTTCGGGCGCTGCCTCTGATACACTTGCTTTGCACCAGCGCGACGATATCCTTGATCTTAAAGCCATCCGCGTGGCTGCTGAGCGCGCCTATAAAATGGCCGGATTGAAGCCCGAGGATATCAGTTTTGCCGAGGTCCATGATTGTTTTACGATCGCGGAGTTGTGCATAATCGAAGAGCTCGGATTCGCGAAGAAAGGGAAGGGCGCGGAATCCACGGAAAAGGGCGAAACGGCATTGACCGGCAGGATCCCGATCAATACTTCAGGCGGGCTCAAATCCAAAGGGCACCCCGTAGGCGCGACCGGGATCGCGCAAATAGTCGAAGTGGTGGAACAATTGCGCGGTACAGCCGGAAAACGCCAGGTAAAAAATGCCAAGATCGGGTTGACGCAGAACATGGGTGGCTCGGGCGCGTCGAGCGTGGTACACATCCTTCAGGTTGTTTGA